The DNA sequence ataaaaaataaaaattttaaatttttttaaattaatatattcttaatttgtgaacaagtgcagcaaaaaaaagtcaactgtctaggtgtagcattatccggtgaataaaaaaaaaaaatatttttaaaaaaataaaaaatttttaaaaactaaatttttatttttgaatttttaaattatattattaaatgttttttatttaaataataaaaaataaagttcagcaatatctagtaaacaacaaatctgtaaatttatttttttaaatatttaaactaaaaaaattatttttttctaattgtaaaaaaataaaaattccaaaaaatatccaaaaaataaaaaattaaaatttcaaattttttaaagtaatttattcataatttgtgaacaagtacagcaaaaaaagtcaactgtctaggtgtagcattatcaggtgagtaaaaaaataaaaaatatttttaaaaaaattttaaaaactaaatttttatttttgaatttttaaattatattattagatgttttttatttaaataataaaaataaaataaagtctaccaatatctaataaacaacatatctgtaaatttattatttttttcaaatttttaaactaaaaaaatatctttttctaattgtaaaaatattaaaaattccatatattgaaaaaattaaaatattaaattttttaaattaatttattcttaatttgtgaacaagtgcagcaaaataAAAGTCAACTGTCTCGGTGTAAcactatccggtgaataaaaaaataaaaaatatttttaaaaaattaaaattttccaaaaactaaattttttatttttgaatttttaaattatattattaaattttttatttaaataataaaaaaataaagtcctaCCATAACTAGTagacaacaaatctgtaaatttattattttttaatttttaaaataaaaaatattttttccaattgtaaaaaaataaaaaatatccaaaaaataaaaaatttaaaatttaaaattttttaaattaatttattcttaatttgtgaacaaatgttgcaaaaaaaaagtcaactgtctatgtgtagcattatccggtgaataaaaataaattaataaatatttttaaagaaataaaaaatttgaaaaaactaaattttttatttttgaatttttaaattattttattaaatgtttttttatttaaataataaaaaaataaagtccagcaatatctagtaaacaacagatctgtaaatttattattatttttttaaattttagagtaaaaaaatatttttttctaatcgtaaaaaaattaaaaatttcaaaaataaaataaagtcaactgtccggcattatccggtgaatgaaaaaataaaaaatttaaaaaaatttaaaaatttaaaaactaaattttttatttttgaatttttaaattatattattaaatgttttttattaaataataaaaataagataaaatctagcaatatctaataaacaacaaatctgtaaatttattaattttttttaatttttaaactaaaaaaatatctttttctaattgtaaaaaaattaaaaattccatatattaaaaatatttagatattaaatttttaaattaatttattcttaatttgtgaacaagtgtagcaaaaaaaagtcaaatgtctgagtgtagcattatccggtgaataaaaaaataaaaaatatttttaaaaaaattaaaaattttaaaaaactaaattttttttttgaatttttaaattatattattaaatttttttatttaaataataaaaaaataaagtccagcaatatctagtaaacaacagatctgtaactttattatttttttaaactttaaacttaaaattttttttctagttctaaaaagataaaaaaaattaaaactttaaatttttaaattagtttattcttaatttgtgaacaattgcagtaaaaaaagtcaactgtttgggtgtagcattatccggtgaaaaaaagttaaaaatattttttaaaaaattaaaaattttaaaaaactaaattttttatttttttatttttaaattatattattaaatgttttgaatttaaataagaaaactaaaataatgtctagcaatatctagtaaataacagatctgtaaatttattattttttttaatatttaaactaaaaaaatatttttttctaattgtaaaaaattaaaaattccaaaaatatccaaaaaataaaaaattaaaattttaaattttttaaattaatttattcttaatttgtgaacaagtgcagcaaaaaaaagtcaactgtctaggtgtagcattattcggtgaataaaaaaataaaaaatatttttaaaaaaattaaaaattttaaaaaactaaattttttattttttaatttttaaattatattattaaattttttaatttaaataataaaaataaaataaagtctaccaatatctaataaacaacaaatttgtaattttgttattattttttaaatttttaaactaaaaaatatctttctcaaattgtaaaaatatttaaaattccatataataaaaaaattaaaatattaaattttttaaattaatttattcttaatttgtgaacaagtacagcaaaaaaagtcaactgtctgggtgtagcattatccggtgaataaaaaaataaaaaatatttttaaaaaaattaaaaattttaaaaaactaaattttttatttttgaatttttaaattatattattaaatgttttttatttaaataataaaaaaataaagtccagcaatatctagtaaacaacagatttgtaaatttattattttttttaatttttaaattaaaaaaaatattttttctaattgtaaaaaaaaaaaattccaaaaatatccaaaaataaaaaattaaaattttaaattttttaaattaatttattcttaatttgtgaacaagtgcagcaaaaaaagtcaattgttTGGGTGTAGAattatctggtgaataaaaaataaaaaatatttttaaaaaaatttaaaatattaaaaaactaaatttcttatttttaaatttttaaattatattattaaatttttttatttaaataataaaaaaagtctagcaatatctagtaaacaacagatttgtaaatttattattttttttaaattttagactaaaaatttttttttccagttgtcaaaaataaagaattccaaaaatatccaaaaaataaaaagaagtaaaattttaaatttttaaaattaatttattcttaatttgtgaataagtgcagcaaaaaagtcaactgtttgggtgtagcattatccggtgaataaaaaataaaaaatattttaaaaaaataaaaaattttaaaaaactaaatttttttatttttgaatttttaaattatattattaaatgttttttatttaaataataaaaaaagtccagcaatatctagtaaacaacagatttgtaaatttattatttttttaaattttagactaaaaattttttttccagttgtaaaaaaataaagaattccaaaaatatccaaaaaataaaaaattaaaattttaaattttttaaattaatttattcttaatttgtgaacaagtgcagaaaaaagtcaactgtctatgTGTAGAATTATccgttgaataaaaaataaaaaatatttttaaaaaaataaaaaatttgaaaacactacattttttatttttgaatttttatattatattattaaatattttatttaaataataaaaaataaagtccagcaatatctagtaaataacagatctgtaaatttattatttttttaatatttaaactaaaaaaaatattttttctaattgtaaaaaaataaaaattccaaaaatatccaaaaaataaaaaaattaaaattttaaattttttaaattaatttattcttaatttgtgaacaagtgcagtaaataaaaagtcaactgtctaggtgtagcattatccgatgaataaaaaattaaaaatatttttaaaaaaattaaaaattttaaaaaactaaattttttatttttgaatttttaaattatattattaaatgttttttatttaaataataaaaataaaataaagtctaccaatatctaataaacatcagatctataaatttattgtttttttttaaatttttaaactaaaaaatatctttttctaaatgtaaaaatattaaaaattccatataataaaaaaattaaaatattaaattttttaaattaatttattcttaatttgtgaacaagtgcagcaaaaaaagtcaactgtctaggtgtagcattatctggtgaataaaaaaataaaaaatatttttaaaaaattaaaaattttaaaaaactaaattttttatttttgaatttttaaattatattattaaatgttttttatttaaataataaaaaaataaagtccagcaatatctagtaaacaacagatctgtaaatttattttttttaatatttaaacttaaaaatatttttttctaattgtaaaaaaaataaaaaattccaaaaatatccaaaaaataaaaaaattaaaattttaaattttttaaattaatttattcttaatttgtgaacaagtgcagcaaaaaagtcaactgtctaggtgtagcattatccggtgaattaaaaaataaaaaatatttttaaaaaaattaaaaattttaaaaaactaaattttttatttttgaatttttaaattatattattaaatgttttttatttaaataataaaaaataaagtctagcaatatctagtaaacaacagatctgtaaatttatttttttaatatttaaactaaaaaaatatattttttctaattgtaaaaaaataaaaaattccaaaaatatcaaaaaataaaaaaattaaaattttaaaattttaaattaatttattcttaatttgtgaacaagtgcagcaaaaaaaagtcaactgtctaggtgtagcattatccggtgaataaaaaataatttttttaaaaaaaaattaaaaattttaaaaaactaaattttttattttgaatttttaaattatattattaaatgttttttatttaaataattaaaaaaataaagtccagcaatatctagtaaacaacagatctgtaaatttattttttttaatatttaaactaaaaatatttttttctaattgtaaaaaaaataaaaaattccaaaaatatccaaaaaataaaaaaataaaaattttaaattttttaaattaatttattcttaatttgtgaacaagtgtagcaaaaaagtcaactgtctaggtgtagcattatccggtgaattaaaaataaaaaatattttttaaaaaattaaaaattttaaaatggaGGAAGATGAGTCACAAGAGGAAGAGGAACCACAAGAGGAAGAGGAACAACAATACATTCCCCCACATAACAATATGGATATGACTCAAATGCAGGAAGCAATTGGAAGATTATCACAACAGTACATGAGAATTAAAGAAAGGCAAGAGGAGTACCACTCACAATACATGAAACATCAACAAGAGCAAAAAGAATGGCAGCTGAAAATGATGAACCAACAAAGTGAGTTTGAGTCAAAATTCCTTATGATGCAAGAAGAGCATACCTTTCAATCTCACGAAGCATTTGGGAAGTTGGCACAAATGCAAGCCGAAACTATGAGGGCTCTCAATGAGTTTACAACCCTTCAAGATGCAAGATATGAAGTCCAAGCTGATTACAACATAAATAgtcaaattaaattgaattatattGGAGAGCATCTGCACAACATGGATCCAGCATTCCCAATTTTTGATGAGTTCTTCAAAAAGAAGAGTGAGGTAGAAGTAAACAAAGCTATGAGCCTTGAGATAGAGTAGAGGAGGCGATGAATAAAGCTGGGTTCTGGCGGGGTCAACA is a window from the Arachis stenosperma cultivar V10309 chromosome 3, arast.V10309.gnm1.PFL2, whole genome shotgun sequence genome containing:
- the LOC130966353 gene encoding uncharacterized protein LOC130966353, translated to MEEDESQEEEEPQEEEEQQYIPPHNNMDMTQMQEAIGRLSQQYMRIKERQEEYHSQYMKHQQEQKEWQLKMMNQQSEFESKFLMMQEEHTFQSHEAFGKLAQMQAETMRALNEFTTLQDARYEVQADYNINSQIKLNYIGEHLHNMDPAFPIFDEFFKKKSEVEVNKAMSLEIE